One genomic window of Monodelphis domestica isolate mMonDom1 chromosome 1, mMonDom1.pri, whole genome shotgun sequence includes the following:
- the EXOSC6 gene encoding exosome complex component MTR3 yields the protein MPGDHRRIRGPEESQPPSLYAPAPDEDDDAAEERAGVPRDPARLRPVYARAGLLSQAKGSAYLEAGRTKVLCAVSGPRPVEGERGAAAGGAGGRLLCDFRRAPFSGPRRRRPAGAAGAGGGGAGGPGSGAGGGAEERELALALQEALEPAVRLGRYPRAQLELSALLLEDGGSALAAALTAASLALADAGIEMYDLVVGCALSRGLEPAAAWLLDPTRREEERAAARLTVALMPVLNQVAGLLGSGEASAADSWADGVRLGLEGCQRLYPVLQQCLLKAARRRGRGATGATDPETLATAATNADSGV from the coding sequence ATGCCGGGGGATCACCGGCGCATCCGCGGGCCTGAAGAGTCGCAGCCACCCTCACTGTACGCGCCGGCGCCCGACGAGGACGATGACGCAGCTGAAGAACGGGCGGGGGTGCCCCGGGACCCGGCTCGGCTGCGGCCGGTGTACGCGCGAGCGGGTTTGCTGAGCCAGGCCAAGGGCTCAGCCTACCTGGAGGCCGGCCGCACCAAGGTGCTGTGCGCCGTGTCCGGGCCGCGGCCCGTGGAGGGCGAGCGCGGGGCGGCGGCGGGCGGCGCGGGTGGCCGCCTGCTCTGCGACTTCCGCCGGGCGCCTTTCTCAGGCCCGCGGCGGCGGCGACCTGCCGGGGCGGCGGGCGCGGGCGGCGGCGGTGCTGGGGGCCCGGGCAGCGGGGCGGGGGGCGGCGCGGAGGAGCGCGAGCTGGCGCTGGCGCTGCAGGAAGCGCTCGAGCCGGCCGTGCGCCTGGGTCGCTACCCGCGCGCACAGCTGGAGCTGTCAGCGCTGCTGCTGGAGGACGGCGGTTCGGCCCTGGCCGCGGCTCTTACAGCCGCCTCGCTCGCGCTGGCGGACGCGGGCATCGAGATGTACGACTTAGTGGTGGGCTGCGCGCTAAGCCGCGGGCTCGAACCAGCCGCCGCCTGGCTGCTGGACCCCACGCGCCGCGAGGAGGAGCGCGCCGCCGCCCGCCTCACGGTGGCGCTCATGCCGGTGCTAAACCAGGTGGCTGGTCTGCTGGGCAGCGGCGAGGCCAGCGCGGCCGACAGCTGGGCCGACGGTGTGCGTTTGGGCCTCGAGGGCTGTCAGCGGCTCTACCCCGTGCTGCAGCAGTGCCTGCTCAAGGCAGCCCGCCGTCGCGGTCGGGGAGCCACGGGAGCTACGGACCCTGAGACTTTGGCCACCGCGGCCACCAACGCGGACTCTGGGGTCTGA